The following proteins are co-located in the Aliidongia dinghuensis genome:
- a CDS encoding TetR/AcrR family transcriptional regulator encodes MSDAEVRRRPRQERSKSRVETILDVALEMIIESGAEDLAMREVARRADVPIGSVYQYFPSKTAIIRELAKRNLERVSQMMQDELAALLAETGGRPTPRQAVDRLIDAYYSYYRDHPAATAVWAGAQAAPTLRELDVADTRRTAEFLTPTMMMTLPLHDAGEAFALALLFAEVAGSAARLALAVAPPLREQIVAKLKLMLVATMEAHRPGGAAA; translated from the coding sequence ATGAGCGACGCCGAAGTCCGGCGCCGGCCCCGGCAGGAGCGCAGCAAGAGCCGGGTCGAGACGATCCTGGATGTGGCGCTCGAGATGATCATCGAGTCCGGGGCCGAGGATCTGGCGATGCGCGAAGTGGCGCGGCGGGCGGACGTGCCGATCGGCTCGGTCTATCAATATTTCCCGTCCAAGACCGCGATCATCCGCGAGCTCGCCAAGCGCAATCTGGAGCGGGTCAGCCAGATGATGCAGGACGAGCTCGCCGCCCTTCTGGCCGAAACCGGCGGCCGGCCGACGCCGAGGCAGGCGGTCGATCGGCTGATCGACGCCTATTACAGCTATTACCGCGACCATCCGGCGGCGACCGCGGTCTGGGCCGGTGCGCAAGCGGCGCCGACGCTGCGCGAGCTCGATGTGGCCGATACGCGGCGCACCGCCGAGTTCCTCACGCCGACCATGATGATGACGCTGCCGCTCCACGATGCGGGCGAGGCCTTCGCCTTGGCTTTGCTGTTCGCCGAGGTCGCCGGCAGTGCCGCACGCCTGGCGCTCGCGGTGGCGCCGCCGCTCCGCGAGCAGATCGTCGCCAAGCTGAAGCTCATGCTGGTCGCGACCATGGAGGCGCATCGGCCGGGCGGAGCCGCCGCGTGA